Proteins from a genomic interval of Colletes latitarsis isolate SP2378_abdomen chromosome 12, iyColLati1, whole genome shotgun sequence:
- the LOC143348999 gene encoding uncharacterized protein LOC143348999 isoform X3, with amino-acid sequence MNNNMGDLFDIANLITTVGVDRIKIKPEPGLPEKSSNEILTELFSTFDAEEGIASPENTDQQVPNANIKVEKLKKSQIKKKKTKKKHKHKDKKHKKKSRRNSSESNSDPESNNVKKKKKHKKKTKRKHENDSSRSSDSDEPKNKISKVNSSSNIVKRKGYSKDNGLKKKDTVVSTNFEEVLLIKKEPGSESTFVKSSESPQLPPISKKIQEDPEEPLIPKILEKSKQAIQGKILIKDLKNSTVYNDTVKEIENKVKERAARMEDGEISDSSTDNRTPTLSPSPLQYTSLRSPTLSPTLDKGENRVLSPTKGGITARNDLRLILREKEKKRLEGMDKRSNGIEKSKLYMDSEYKDKVYNCNQKSTIGKDSKRNHNCQSQDKRRSESRTRSDSHRSRSRGRDKRRDKSRDRHDKSRSNDRRESAKSWERRRHRSRSDDRSRDKYTRGRSRSRERKERIEIDKKKLLEIARRNAINMIKQGTLPLAQQDKAIAAIQAGGKTVDELTDFCKSLSKSEALGELSSISSDEDGSESEKGFHHPFLLKGRPSSIIMNIRDAKQLPTKTFQEKTVESSNQLRLQFPVSSGQHHRKSENEWVPVTPKKVEPKKPIVPASTSNEPPPVIPPAAPVQPIQPTTIFSQSVTTELIDIGSIVSQRLAAMRKLRENPNDVCAQNEMYRAQNEMKTWAESKQMPGQFTGSTGAKVLSPAELTSGYQAWARKDQLVSAQPVSGGMGMALLQKMGWRPGEGLGKNKEGTLEPLQLEVKLDKRGLVSEQDIGQKIGKTTKPLVPAIKTLEGKHPVSLLGEYCSKRKLGAPVYELCFECGPDHRKNFLFKVKVNGTEYKPSVASPNKKQAKAEAAQICLQTLGLLPDPISMLVTKL; translated from the exons ATGAATAATAACATGGGGGACTTATTCGATATCGCGAATTTAATCACTACTGTCGGTGTTgatagaataaaaattaagcCGGAACCTGGACTGCCCGAGAAATCGTCGAATGAAATACTAACAGAGTTATTTAGCACGTTTGACGCCGAAGAAGGAATAGCATCGCCGGAAAACACTGATCAACAGGTTCCAAATGCCAATATCAAAGTCGAAAAACTTAAGAAGTCTCAAATCAAAAAGAAAAAGACTAAGAAAAAGCACAAGCATAAGGATAAAAAGCATAAAAAGAAATCGAGACGCAATTCTTCCGAAAGTAACAGCGACCCTGAAAGCAATA ATgttaaaaagaagaagaagcataAAAAGAAGACTAAACGCAAGCATGAAAATGACTCGAGCAGATCATCGGATTCAGACGAGCCCAAGAATAAAATATCGAAGGTCAATAGTTCTAGTAACATTGTAAAAAGGAAAGGTTATAGTAAAGATAATGGATTGAAAAAGAAAGATACAGTCGTATCGACAAATTTCGAAGAAGTCTTGTTAATTAAAAAGGAACCAGGATCAGAAAGTACTTTTGTAAAAAGCTCAGAGAGCCCTCAATTGCCTCCTAtttcaaaaaaaattcaagaggaTCCTGAAGAACCACTGATACCTAAAATTCTTG AAAAATCAAAGCAAGCAATTCAGGGGAAAATTTTGATAAAAGATCTCAAAAACAGTACAGTTTATAACGACACGGTAAAGGAAATAGAAAACAAGGTGAAGGAGAGAGCAGCACGGATGGAAGATGGTGAAATATCCGATAGTAGTACCGATAACAGGACGCCAACGTTAAGTCCTAGCCCGTTACAATACACTTCGCTTAGGTCGCCAACTTTAAGTCCAACTTTAGATAAAGGGGAAAACAGGGTACTAAGTCCTACGAAAGGGGGGATAACCGCGAGAAATGATTTGAGATTGATACTAAGAGAAAAGGAGAAAAAAAGACTAGAAGGTATGGATAAAAGATCAAACGGTATAGAAAAGTCAAAGTTGTATATGGATAGCGAGTACAAAGATAAGGTATATAATTGTAACCAAAAATCTACAATAGGTAAAGACAGTAAACGTAATCACAATTGCCAATCGCAAGACAAGAGAAGATCCGAATCTCGAACGCGTTCAGACTCGCATAGAAGCCGAAGTAGAGGTAGAGATAAACGAAGAGATAAAAGCAGAGACAGGCACGATAAAAGTCGCAGCAACGATAGACGAGAATCCGCAAAAAGCTGGGAAAGGAGAAGACACAGAAGCCGTAGCGATGATAGGAGCAGAGATAAATATACGCGGGGACGAAGCAGAAGCAGAGAACGGAA GGAAAGAATAGAAATTGATAAGaagaaattattagaaattgcTAGAAGGAATGCAATAAATATGATTAAACAAGGAACATTACCATTAGCGCAACAAGACAAAGCTATTGCTGCGATACAAGCCGGTGGAAAGACAGTGGACGAACTCACtg attTTTGTAAATCACTATCAAAATCTGAAGCATTGGGTGAACTTTCCAGTATCTCGTCGGACGAAGACGGAAGCGAGTCGGAGAAAGGTTTTCACCATCCGTTTTTGCTCAAAGGACGACCTAGTTCTATTATCATGAATATTCGG GACGCGAAACAATTACCGACAAAAACATTCCAAGAGAAAACAGTAGAATCATCGAATCAACTACGTTTACAATTCCCTGTATCGAGTGGCCAGCATCACAGAAAGAGCG AGAATGAATGGGTACCGGTAACGCCAAAAAAAGTAGAACCAAAGAAACCGATTGTACCAGCTTCTACGTCAAACGAACCTCCCCCTGTGATACCTCCAGCTGCACCTGTACAACCGATACAACCAACAACTATTTTTTCCCAATCAGTAACAACGGAG CTAATAGATATTGGTTCTATAGTATCGCAACGATTAGCTGCGATGAGAAAGTTAAGAGAAAATCCAAACGATGTGTGCGCGCAGAACGAAATGTATCGTGCACAAAATGAG ATGAAGACGTGGGCTGAGAGCAAACAGATGCCAGGTCAGTTTACTGGCAGTACAGGAGCCAAAGTGCTCTCACCGGCAGAACTTACTTCAGGTTATCAGGCCTGGGCTCGTAAG GATCAATTAGTATCAGCGCAACCTGTTTCGGGTGGGATGGGTATGGCTTTACTGCAGAAGATGGGTTGGCGGCCAGGGGAGGGTTTGGGAAAAAATAAAGAAGGTACTCTTGAGCCCTTGCAGCTCGAAGTAAAATTGGATAAAAGAGGCCTCGTATCGGAACAAGATATTGGACAGAAAATAGGAAAAACTACGAAGCCATTGGTACCCGCGATCAAAACTTTGGAAG gAAAACATCCAGTATCGTTATTAGGCGAATATTGTTCAAAGCGAAAACTTGGTGCACCCGTTTATGAATTGTGTTTCGAATGTGGACCAGATCATAGAAAGAATTTCCTTTTCAAG GTTAAAGTGAATGGAACTGAATATAAACCAAGCGTAGCAAGTCCTAATAAAAAACAAGCTAAAGCAGAAGCGGCACAGATTTGCTTGCAGACTTTAGGATTATTACCTGATCCTATTTCTATGCTTGTTACGAAACTTTGA
- the LOC143348999 gene encoding uncharacterized protein LOC143348999 isoform X2, whose translation MNNNMGDLFDIANLITTVGVDRIKIKPEPGLPEKSSNEILTELFSTFDAEEGIASPENTDQQVPNANIKVEKLKKSQIKKKKTKKKHKHKDKKHKKKSRRNSSESNSDPESNNVKKKKKHKKKTKRKHENDSSRSSDSDEPKNKISKVNSSSNIVKRKGYSKDNGLKKKDTVVSTNFEEVLLIKKEPGSESTFVKSSESPQLPPISKKIQEDPEEPLIPKILEKSKQAIQGKILIKDLKNSTVYNDTVKEIENKVKERAARMEDGEISDSSTDNRTPTLSPSPLQYTSLRSPTLSPTLDKGENRVLSPTKGGITARNDLRLILREKEKKRLEGKDSKRNHNCQSQDKRRSESRTRSDSHRSRSRGRDKRRDKSRDRHDKSRSNDRRESAKSWERRRHRSRSDDRSRDKYTRGRSRSRERKERIEIDKKKLLEIARRNAINMIKQGTLPLAQQDKAIAAIQAGGKTVDELTDFCKSLSKSEALGELSSISSDEDGSESEKGFHHPFLLKGRPSSIIMNIRDAKQLPTKTFQEKTVESSNQLRLQFPVSSGQHHRKSENEWVPVTPKKVEPKKPIVPASTSNEPPPVIPPAAPVQPIQPTTIFSQSVTTELIDIGSIVSQRLAAMRKLRENPNDVCAQNEMYRAQNEMKTWAESKQMPGQFTGSTGAKVLSPAELTSGYQAWARKLGYLALVCIHLRVCYRHVATSEKKQLQRRDVEFMISLDQLVSAQPVSGGMGMALLQKMGWRPGEGLGKNKEGTLEPLQLEVKLDKRGLVSEQDIGQKIGKTTKPLVPAIKTLEGKHPVSLLGEYCSKRKLGAPVYELCFECGPDHRKNFLFKVKVNGTEYKPSVASPNKKQAKAEAAQICLQTLGLLPDPISMLVTKL comes from the exons ATGAATAATAACATGGGGGACTTATTCGATATCGCGAATTTAATCACTACTGTCGGTGTTgatagaataaaaattaagcCGGAACCTGGACTGCCCGAGAAATCGTCGAATGAAATACTAACAGAGTTATTTAGCACGTTTGACGCCGAAGAAGGAATAGCATCGCCGGAAAACACTGATCAACAGGTTCCAAATGCCAATATCAAAGTCGAAAAACTTAAGAAGTCTCAAATCAAAAAGAAAAAGACTAAGAAAAAGCACAAGCATAAGGATAAAAAGCATAAAAAGAAATCGAGACGCAATTCTTCCGAAAGTAACAGCGACCCTGAAAGCAATA ATgttaaaaagaagaagaagcataAAAAGAAGACTAAACGCAAGCATGAAAATGACTCGAGCAGATCATCGGATTCAGACGAGCCCAAGAATAAAATATCGAAGGTCAATAGTTCTAGTAACATTGTAAAAAGGAAAGGTTATAGTAAAGATAATGGATTGAAAAAGAAAGATACAGTCGTATCGACAAATTTCGAAGAAGTCTTGTTAATTAAAAAGGAACCAGGATCAGAAAGTACTTTTGTAAAAAGCTCAGAGAGCCCTCAATTGCCTCCTAtttcaaaaaaaattcaagaggaTCCTGAAGAACCACTGATACCTAAAATTCTTG AAAAATCAAAGCAAGCAATTCAGGGGAAAATTTTGATAAAAGATCTCAAAAACAGTACAGTTTATAACGACACGGTAAAGGAAATAGAAAACAAGGTGAAGGAGAGAGCAGCACGGATGGAAGATGGTGAAATATCCGATAGTAGTACCGATAACAGGACGCCAACGTTAAGTCCTAGCCCGTTACAATACACTTCGCTTAGGTCGCCAACTTTAAGTCCAACTTTAGATAAAGGGGAAAACAGGGTACTAAGTCCTACGAAAGGGGGGATAACCGCGAGAAATGATTTGAGATTGATACTAAGAGAAAAGGAGAAAAAAAGACTAGAAG GTAAAGACAGTAAACGTAATCACAATTGCCAATCGCAAGACAAGAGAAGATCCGAATCTCGAACGCGTTCAGACTCGCATAGAAGCCGAAGTAGAGGTAGAGATAAACGAAGAGATAAAAGCAGAGACAGGCACGATAAAAGTCGCAGCAACGATAGACGAGAATCCGCAAAAAGCTGGGAAAGGAGAAGACACAGAAGCCGTAGCGATGATAGGAGCAGAGATAAATATACGCGGGGACGAAGCAGAAGCAGAGAACGGAA GGAAAGAATAGAAATTGATAAGaagaaattattagaaattgcTAGAAGGAATGCAATAAATATGATTAAACAAGGAACATTACCATTAGCGCAACAAGACAAAGCTATTGCTGCGATACAAGCCGGTGGAAAGACAGTGGACGAACTCACtg attTTTGTAAATCACTATCAAAATCTGAAGCATTGGGTGAACTTTCCAGTATCTCGTCGGACGAAGACGGAAGCGAGTCGGAGAAAGGTTTTCACCATCCGTTTTTGCTCAAAGGACGACCTAGTTCTATTATCATGAATATTCGG GACGCGAAACAATTACCGACAAAAACATTCCAAGAGAAAACAGTAGAATCATCGAATCAACTACGTTTACAATTCCCTGTATCGAGTGGCCAGCATCACAGAAAGAGCG AGAATGAATGGGTACCGGTAACGCCAAAAAAAGTAGAACCAAAGAAACCGATTGTACCAGCTTCTACGTCAAACGAACCTCCCCCTGTGATACCTCCAGCTGCACCTGTACAACCGATACAACCAACAACTATTTTTTCCCAATCAGTAACAACGGAG CTAATAGATATTGGTTCTATAGTATCGCAACGATTAGCTGCGATGAGAAAGTTAAGAGAAAATCCAAACGATGTGTGCGCGCAGAACGAAATGTATCGTGCACAAAATGAG ATGAAGACGTGGGCTGAGAGCAAACAGATGCCAGGTCAGTTTACTGGCAGTACAGGAGCCAAAGTGCTCTCACCGGCAGAACTTACTTCAGGTTATCAGGCCTGGGCTCGTAAG CTGGGATATTTAGCATTAGTCTGCATCCACCTGAGGGTTTGTTACAGGCACGTAGCTACATCAGAGAAGAAACAACTTCAGCGGCGTGATGTCGAATTTATGATTTCTTTG GATCAATTAGTATCAGCGCAACCTGTTTCGGGTGGGATGGGTATGGCTTTACTGCAGAAGATGGGTTGGCGGCCAGGGGAGGGTTTGGGAAAAAATAAAGAAGGTACTCTTGAGCCCTTGCAGCTCGAAGTAAAATTGGATAAAAGAGGCCTCGTATCGGAACAAGATATTGGACAGAAAATAGGAAAAACTACGAAGCCATTGGTACCCGCGATCAAAACTTTGGAAG gAAAACATCCAGTATCGTTATTAGGCGAATATTGTTCAAAGCGAAAACTTGGTGCACCCGTTTATGAATTGTGTTTCGAATGTGGACCAGATCATAGAAAGAATTTCCTTTTCAAG GTTAAAGTGAATGGAACTGAATATAAACCAAGCGTAGCAAGTCCTAATAAAAAACAAGCTAAAGCAGAAGCGGCACAGATTTGCTTGCAGACTTTAGGATTATTACCTGATCCTATTTCTATGCTTGTTACGAAACTTTGA
- the LOC143348999 gene encoding uncharacterized protein LOC143348999 isoform X4, translated as MNNNMGDLFDIANLITTVGVDRIKIKPEPGLPEKSSNEILTELFSTFDAEEGIASPENTDQQVPNANIKVEKLKKSQIKKKKTKKKHKHKDKKHKKKSRRNSSESNSDPESNNVKKKKKHKKKTKRKHENDSSRSSDSDEPKNKISKVNSSSNIVKRKGYSKDNGLKKKDTVVSTNFEEVLLIKKEPGSESTFVKSSESPQLPPISKKIQEDPEEPLIPKILEKSKQAIQGKILIKDLKNSTVYNDTVKEIENKVKERAARMEDGEISDSSTDNRTPTLSPSPLQYTSLRSPTLSPTLDKGENRVLSPTKGGITARNDLRLILREKEKKRLEGMDKRSNGIEKSKLYMDSEYKDKVYNCNQKSTIGKDSKRNHNCQSQDKRRSESRTRSDSHRSRSRGRDKRRDKSRDRHDKSRSNDRRESAKSWERRRHRSRSDDRSRDKYTRGRSRSRERKERIEIDKKKLLEIARRNAINMIKQGTLPLAQQDKAIAAIQAGGKTVDELTDFCKSLSKSEALGELSSISSDEDGSESEKGFHHPFLLKGRPSSIIMNIRDAKQLPTKTFQEKTVESSNQLRLQFPVSSGQHHRKSENEWVPVTPKKVEPKKPIVPASTSNEPPPVIPPAAPVQPIQPTTIFSQSVTTELIDIGSIVSQRLAAMRKLRENPNDVCAQNEMYRAQNEMKTWAESKQMPGQFTGSTGAKVLSPAELTSGYQAWARKARSYIREETTSAA; from the exons ATGAATAATAACATGGGGGACTTATTCGATATCGCGAATTTAATCACTACTGTCGGTGTTgatagaataaaaattaagcCGGAACCTGGACTGCCCGAGAAATCGTCGAATGAAATACTAACAGAGTTATTTAGCACGTTTGACGCCGAAGAAGGAATAGCATCGCCGGAAAACACTGATCAACAGGTTCCAAATGCCAATATCAAAGTCGAAAAACTTAAGAAGTCTCAAATCAAAAAGAAAAAGACTAAGAAAAAGCACAAGCATAAGGATAAAAAGCATAAAAAGAAATCGAGACGCAATTCTTCCGAAAGTAACAGCGACCCTGAAAGCAATA ATgttaaaaagaagaagaagcataAAAAGAAGACTAAACGCAAGCATGAAAATGACTCGAGCAGATCATCGGATTCAGACGAGCCCAAGAATAAAATATCGAAGGTCAATAGTTCTAGTAACATTGTAAAAAGGAAAGGTTATAGTAAAGATAATGGATTGAAAAAGAAAGATACAGTCGTATCGACAAATTTCGAAGAAGTCTTGTTAATTAAAAAGGAACCAGGATCAGAAAGTACTTTTGTAAAAAGCTCAGAGAGCCCTCAATTGCCTCCTAtttcaaaaaaaattcaagaggaTCCTGAAGAACCACTGATACCTAAAATTCTTG AAAAATCAAAGCAAGCAATTCAGGGGAAAATTTTGATAAAAGATCTCAAAAACAGTACAGTTTATAACGACACGGTAAAGGAAATAGAAAACAAGGTGAAGGAGAGAGCAGCACGGATGGAAGATGGTGAAATATCCGATAGTAGTACCGATAACAGGACGCCAACGTTAAGTCCTAGCCCGTTACAATACACTTCGCTTAGGTCGCCAACTTTAAGTCCAACTTTAGATAAAGGGGAAAACAGGGTACTAAGTCCTACGAAAGGGGGGATAACCGCGAGAAATGATTTGAGATTGATACTAAGAGAAAAGGAGAAAAAAAGACTAGAAGGTATGGATAAAAGATCAAACGGTATAGAAAAGTCAAAGTTGTATATGGATAGCGAGTACAAAGATAAGGTATATAATTGTAACCAAAAATCTACAATAGGTAAAGACAGTAAACGTAATCACAATTGCCAATCGCAAGACAAGAGAAGATCCGAATCTCGAACGCGTTCAGACTCGCATAGAAGCCGAAGTAGAGGTAGAGATAAACGAAGAGATAAAAGCAGAGACAGGCACGATAAAAGTCGCAGCAACGATAGACGAGAATCCGCAAAAAGCTGGGAAAGGAGAAGACACAGAAGCCGTAGCGATGATAGGAGCAGAGATAAATATACGCGGGGACGAAGCAGAAGCAGAGAACGGAA GGAAAGAATAGAAATTGATAAGaagaaattattagaaattgcTAGAAGGAATGCAATAAATATGATTAAACAAGGAACATTACCATTAGCGCAACAAGACAAAGCTATTGCTGCGATACAAGCCGGTGGAAAGACAGTGGACGAACTCACtg attTTTGTAAATCACTATCAAAATCTGAAGCATTGGGTGAACTTTCCAGTATCTCGTCGGACGAAGACGGAAGCGAGTCGGAGAAAGGTTTTCACCATCCGTTTTTGCTCAAAGGACGACCTAGTTCTATTATCATGAATATTCGG GACGCGAAACAATTACCGACAAAAACATTCCAAGAGAAAACAGTAGAATCATCGAATCAACTACGTTTACAATTCCCTGTATCGAGTGGCCAGCATCACAGAAAGAGCG AGAATGAATGGGTACCGGTAACGCCAAAAAAAGTAGAACCAAAGAAACCGATTGTACCAGCTTCTACGTCAAACGAACCTCCCCCTGTGATACCTCCAGCTGCACCTGTACAACCGATACAACCAACAACTATTTTTTCCCAATCAGTAACAACGGAG CTAATAGATATTGGTTCTATAGTATCGCAACGATTAGCTGCGATGAGAAAGTTAAGAGAAAATCCAAACGATGTGTGCGCGCAGAACGAAATGTATCGTGCACAAAATGAG ATGAAGACGTGGGCTGAGAGCAAACAGATGCCAGGTCAGTTTACTGGCAGTACAGGAGCCAAAGTGCTCTCACCGGCAGAACTTACTTCAGGTTATCAGGCCTGGGCTCGTAAG GCACGTAGCTACATCAGAGAAGAAACAACTTCAGCGGCGTGA
- the LOC143348999 gene encoding uncharacterized protein LOC143348999 isoform X1 — protein MNNNMGDLFDIANLITTVGVDRIKIKPEPGLPEKSSNEILTELFSTFDAEEGIASPENTDQQVPNANIKVEKLKKSQIKKKKTKKKHKHKDKKHKKKSRRNSSESNSDPESNNVKKKKKHKKKTKRKHENDSSRSSDSDEPKNKISKVNSSSNIVKRKGYSKDNGLKKKDTVVSTNFEEVLLIKKEPGSESTFVKSSESPQLPPISKKIQEDPEEPLIPKILEKSKQAIQGKILIKDLKNSTVYNDTVKEIENKVKERAARMEDGEISDSSTDNRTPTLSPSPLQYTSLRSPTLSPTLDKGENRVLSPTKGGITARNDLRLILREKEKKRLEGMDKRSNGIEKSKLYMDSEYKDKVYNCNQKSTIGKDSKRNHNCQSQDKRRSESRTRSDSHRSRSRGRDKRRDKSRDRHDKSRSNDRRESAKSWERRRHRSRSDDRSRDKYTRGRSRSRERKERIEIDKKKLLEIARRNAINMIKQGTLPLAQQDKAIAAIQAGGKTVDELTDFCKSLSKSEALGELSSISSDEDGSESEKGFHHPFLLKGRPSSIIMNIRDAKQLPTKTFQEKTVESSNQLRLQFPVSSGQHHRKSENEWVPVTPKKVEPKKPIVPASTSNEPPPVIPPAAPVQPIQPTTIFSQSVTTELIDIGSIVSQRLAAMRKLRENPNDVCAQNEMYRAQNEMKTWAESKQMPGQFTGSTGAKVLSPAELTSGYQAWARKLGYLALVCIHLRVCYRHVATSEKKQLQRRDVEFMISLDQLVSAQPVSGGMGMALLQKMGWRPGEGLGKNKEGTLEPLQLEVKLDKRGLVSEQDIGQKIGKTTKPLVPAIKTLEGKHPVSLLGEYCSKRKLGAPVYELCFECGPDHRKNFLFKVKVNGTEYKPSVASPNKKQAKAEAAQICLQTLGLLPDPISMLVTKL, from the exons ATGAATAATAACATGGGGGACTTATTCGATATCGCGAATTTAATCACTACTGTCGGTGTTgatagaataaaaattaagcCGGAACCTGGACTGCCCGAGAAATCGTCGAATGAAATACTAACAGAGTTATTTAGCACGTTTGACGCCGAAGAAGGAATAGCATCGCCGGAAAACACTGATCAACAGGTTCCAAATGCCAATATCAAAGTCGAAAAACTTAAGAAGTCTCAAATCAAAAAGAAAAAGACTAAGAAAAAGCACAAGCATAAGGATAAAAAGCATAAAAAGAAATCGAGACGCAATTCTTCCGAAAGTAACAGCGACCCTGAAAGCAATA ATgttaaaaagaagaagaagcataAAAAGAAGACTAAACGCAAGCATGAAAATGACTCGAGCAGATCATCGGATTCAGACGAGCCCAAGAATAAAATATCGAAGGTCAATAGTTCTAGTAACATTGTAAAAAGGAAAGGTTATAGTAAAGATAATGGATTGAAAAAGAAAGATACAGTCGTATCGACAAATTTCGAAGAAGTCTTGTTAATTAAAAAGGAACCAGGATCAGAAAGTACTTTTGTAAAAAGCTCAGAGAGCCCTCAATTGCCTCCTAtttcaaaaaaaattcaagaggaTCCTGAAGAACCACTGATACCTAAAATTCTTG AAAAATCAAAGCAAGCAATTCAGGGGAAAATTTTGATAAAAGATCTCAAAAACAGTACAGTTTATAACGACACGGTAAAGGAAATAGAAAACAAGGTGAAGGAGAGAGCAGCACGGATGGAAGATGGTGAAATATCCGATAGTAGTACCGATAACAGGACGCCAACGTTAAGTCCTAGCCCGTTACAATACACTTCGCTTAGGTCGCCAACTTTAAGTCCAACTTTAGATAAAGGGGAAAACAGGGTACTAAGTCCTACGAAAGGGGGGATAACCGCGAGAAATGATTTGAGATTGATACTAAGAGAAAAGGAGAAAAAAAGACTAGAAGGTATGGATAAAAGATCAAACGGTATAGAAAAGTCAAAGTTGTATATGGATAGCGAGTACAAAGATAAGGTATATAATTGTAACCAAAAATCTACAATAGGTAAAGACAGTAAACGTAATCACAATTGCCAATCGCAAGACAAGAGAAGATCCGAATCTCGAACGCGTTCAGACTCGCATAGAAGCCGAAGTAGAGGTAGAGATAAACGAAGAGATAAAAGCAGAGACAGGCACGATAAAAGTCGCAGCAACGATAGACGAGAATCCGCAAAAAGCTGGGAAAGGAGAAGACACAGAAGCCGTAGCGATGATAGGAGCAGAGATAAATATACGCGGGGACGAAGCAGAAGCAGAGAACGGAA GGAAAGAATAGAAATTGATAAGaagaaattattagaaattgcTAGAAGGAATGCAATAAATATGATTAAACAAGGAACATTACCATTAGCGCAACAAGACAAAGCTATTGCTGCGATACAAGCCGGTGGAAAGACAGTGGACGAACTCACtg attTTTGTAAATCACTATCAAAATCTGAAGCATTGGGTGAACTTTCCAGTATCTCGTCGGACGAAGACGGAAGCGAGTCGGAGAAAGGTTTTCACCATCCGTTTTTGCTCAAAGGACGACCTAGTTCTATTATCATGAATATTCGG GACGCGAAACAATTACCGACAAAAACATTCCAAGAGAAAACAGTAGAATCATCGAATCAACTACGTTTACAATTCCCTGTATCGAGTGGCCAGCATCACAGAAAGAGCG AGAATGAATGGGTACCGGTAACGCCAAAAAAAGTAGAACCAAAGAAACCGATTGTACCAGCTTCTACGTCAAACGAACCTCCCCCTGTGATACCTCCAGCTGCACCTGTACAACCGATACAACCAACAACTATTTTTTCCCAATCAGTAACAACGGAG CTAATAGATATTGGTTCTATAGTATCGCAACGATTAGCTGCGATGAGAAAGTTAAGAGAAAATCCAAACGATGTGTGCGCGCAGAACGAAATGTATCGTGCACAAAATGAG ATGAAGACGTGGGCTGAGAGCAAACAGATGCCAGGTCAGTTTACTGGCAGTACAGGAGCCAAAGTGCTCTCACCGGCAGAACTTACTTCAGGTTATCAGGCCTGGGCTCGTAAG CTGGGATATTTAGCATTAGTCTGCATCCACCTGAGGGTTTGTTACAGGCACGTAGCTACATCAGAGAAGAAACAACTTCAGCGGCGTGATGTCGAATTTATGATTTCTTTG GATCAATTAGTATCAGCGCAACCTGTTTCGGGTGGGATGGGTATGGCTTTACTGCAGAAGATGGGTTGGCGGCCAGGGGAGGGTTTGGGAAAAAATAAAGAAGGTACTCTTGAGCCCTTGCAGCTCGAAGTAAAATTGGATAAAAGAGGCCTCGTATCGGAACAAGATATTGGACAGAAAATAGGAAAAACTACGAAGCCATTGGTACCCGCGATCAAAACTTTGGAAG gAAAACATCCAGTATCGTTATTAGGCGAATATTGTTCAAAGCGAAAACTTGGTGCACCCGTTTATGAATTGTGTTTCGAATGTGGACCAGATCATAGAAAGAATTTCCTTTTCAAG GTTAAAGTGAATGGAACTGAATATAAACCAAGCGTAGCAAGTCCTAATAAAAAACAAGCTAAAGCAGAAGCGGCACAGATTTGCTTGCAGACTTTAGGATTATTACCTGATCCTATTTCTATGCTTGTTACGAAACTTTGA